The following coding sequences are from one Acidimicrobiales bacterium window:
- a CDS encoding DUF4214 domain-containing protein, whose product MADRTDGGFLGDARRAGRRALLHTRNRLRPTPPDPAAWHAGLSDRAFVDMAYQRILQRPVDEGGRASWLQQLSDGRTRAEVEALLEHSTEAVDGARARAALEAFHSGRVTWMRSLPPAKRILDLGGTALGSDHGALQVMGYPYDFAELTIIELPVDARHELYQVPEMKSVDSPHGPVHYRYQSMTELSNLADGSYDLICSGQTFEHITAEEGRGLLHDVRRLLAPGGFLALDTPNRAITEIECRQTGLPFINPDHKIEYTHSQMLERFAEAGLEVVRSHGIGYMPTTATTGAFVRDELIEHPTLYADIERCYTLAYLVQAKPATQ is encoded by the coding sequence ATGGCTGACCGTACCGACGGGGGGTTCCTCGGCGACGCCCGGCGGGCGGGGCGGCGGGCGCTGCTGCACACCCGCAACCGGCTGCGCCCCACACCGCCCGACCCCGCCGCTTGGCACGCAGGCTTGTCGGACCGCGCGTTCGTCGACATGGCCTACCAACGGATCCTCCAGCGCCCCGTCGACGAAGGCGGCCGCGCTTCATGGCTCCAACAGCTCTCCGACGGTCGCACCCGCGCCGAGGTGGAGGCGCTGCTCGAGCACTCGACCGAGGCGGTCGACGGCGCCCGCGCCCGAGCCGCGCTCGAGGCGTTCCACAGCGGTCGCGTCACGTGGATGCGCAGCCTCCCCCCGGCGAAGCGCATCCTGGACCTCGGCGGCACCGCGCTCGGATCCGACCACGGCGCGCTGCAGGTGATGGGCTACCCGTACGACTTCGCCGAGCTGACGATCATCGAGCTTCCCGTCGATGCACGCCACGAGCTGTACCAGGTGCCGGAAATGAAGTCCGTCGACTCGCCACACGGTCCGGTCCACTACCGGTACCAGTCGATGACCGAGCTGTCGAACCTCGCCGACGGCTCCTACGACCTCATCTGTTCAGGCCAGACGTTCGAGCACATCACCGCGGAGGAAGGCCGCGGGCTGCTGCACGACGTTCGTCGGCTGCTCGCACCGGGCGGCTTCCTCGCGCTCGACACACCAAACCGGGCGATCACCGAGATCGAGTGCCGGCAGACCGGACTTCCGTTCATCAACCCCGATCACAAGATCGAGTACACCCACAGCCAGATGCTCGAGCGGTTCGCCGAGGCGGGCCTCGAAGTCGTCCGCTCGCACGGCATCGGCTACATGCCCACCACCGCGACCACCGGCGCGTTCGTCCGCGACGAGCTCATCGAGCATCCCACCCTCTACGCCGACATCGAGCGCTGCTACACGCTCGCGTATCTCGTACAGGCCAAGCCGGCGACGCAGTGA
- the msrB gene encoding peptide-methionine (R)-S-oxide reductase MsrB, which produces MTDRKTFDDAELRERLTALQYEVTQRAGTEQAFTGEYWDNHDQGEYRCIVCDTPLFRSDAKFESGSGWPSFFEALDPERVEMVEDRSHGMVRTEVRCATCGAHLGHRFPDGPTPTGQRYCMNSASLCFIGDDS; this is translated from the coding sequence ATGACTGATCGCAAGACCTTTGACGACGCCGAGCTGCGCGAGCGGCTGACCGCACTTCAGTACGAAGTCACCCAACGGGCCGGCACCGAGCAGGCGTTCACCGGCGAGTACTGGGACAACCACGATCAGGGCGAGTACCGCTGCATCGTGTGCGACACGCCGTTGTTCCGCTCCGACGCCAAGTTCGAGTCGGGCAGCGGTTGGCCCAGCTTCTTCGAGGCCCTCGACCCCGAGCGGGTCGAGATGGTCGAGGACCGCTCGCACGGCATGGTTCGCACCGAAGTGCGCTGCGCCACCTGCGGCGCCCACCTCGGCCACCGTTTCCCCGACGGCCCAACGCCAACCGGTCAGCGCTACTGCATGAACTCGGCCAGCCTCTGCTTCATCGGCGACGACAGCTGA
- a CDS encoding PIG-L deacetylase family protein yields the protein MTDLTSVDRPLIPMPDDFTSVLCVVAHPDDLEYGAASAVARWTGEGKQVRYALVTSGEAGIDGMTPDECGPLREGEERAGAAQVGVADVEFMGHTDGVVEYGLALRHDIAAAIRRHRPELVVTINGGLLWGAGTELPRLNMADHRNVWLAVLDGARDAGNRWIFTDLLEEGLEPWTGVQWVAVSGSADARHAVDITGHLDRGVASLRAHAAYLAGLGDNTIDPDEFLRAMASTAGARAGVEHAVAFELIAI from the coding sequence ATGACGGACCTCACCTCGGTTGATCGCCCGCTGATCCCCATGCCCGACGACTTCACGTCGGTGCTGTGCGTCGTGGCCCACCCCGACGATCTGGAGTACGGCGCGGCGTCGGCCGTCGCCCGCTGGACCGGCGAGGGCAAACAGGTGCGCTACGCGCTCGTGACGTCCGGCGAGGCTGGCATCGACGGGATGACCCCTGACGAGTGCGGCCCGTTGCGCGAGGGCGAGGAGCGTGCGGGCGCGGCGCAGGTGGGTGTCGCCGACGTCGAGTTCATGGGCCACACCGATGGCGTCGTCGAATACGGCTTGGCCTTGCGCCACGACATCGCGGCAGCGATCCGCCGCCACCGCCCGGAGCTCGTGGTCACGATCAACGGCGGGCTGCTGTGGGGTGCGGGCACGGAGCTCCCCCGGCTGAACATGGCCGACCACCGCAACGTGTGGCTGGCCGTGCTCGACGGTGCCCGCGACGCCGGCAACCGCTGGATCTTCACCGATCTCCTCGAAGAGGGGCTGGAACCGTGGACGGGTGTGCAGTGGGTGGCGGTCAGCGGGTCAGCCGACGCGCGTCACGCGGTCGACATCACCGGTCACCTCGATCGGGGAGTGGCGTCGCTGCGCGCCCACGCCGCCTACTTGGCCGGTCTGGGGGACAACACGATCGACCCCGACGAGTTCCTGCGCGCGATGGCGAGCACGGCCGGCGCGCGCGCCGGCGTCGAGCACGCCGTCGCCTTCGAGCTCATCGCCATCTGA
- a CDS encoding ABC transporter substrate-binding protein, producing the protein MDKAQTRAAIGGGGGGGGGAAQSTAGATDSGAGGPTATVATGAQGSTSGATGGSGGSGGSSGSGGGTGGPSAAQSGGSGCSAVAGTKAPGLSDTEIKFGNISTITGPVPDFGQTGRAGAKAYFDYINATQGGVCGRKLSLVTADDRLDTATNRAAAQQLMGQVFGFAGNTTVVDNGSASVLGGTDIPVCALTIGDASATMSNGFSPNPVNVASHSNGTVAMWRYLKSTYHITKVAVMTPAQNDARERSIGYINDAQAAGLQTMTLEAPITETNYTGYVSKMQSGGADALITTLEVNGMAKLARAVQANPTFVKQLKVPFYGAQAYGQQFLKLAGDAANGTIIGINYDIIEGGTAATQTFAQWYARSAPGRDADFFALMGWTAAELCVQGLKAAGGAPTRAKVTNALKGIHHYTAGGILTDRDPANKTTSQAFAVVGVKNGKWVHLYPASGFANG; encoded by the coding sequence TTGGACAAGGCCCAGACGCGCGCCGCGATCGGGGGCGGGGGCGGTGGAGGCGGCGGTGCCGCCCAGTCCACCGCAGGCGCGACGGACTCAGGTGCCGGTGGCCCCACCGCCACGGTCGCCACCGGTGCGCAGGGCTCCACCTCGGGCGCGACCGGTGGGTCCGGTGGGTCTGGTGGGTCCAGTGGATCAGGTGGCGGAACCGGCGGGCCGAGCGCCGCCCAGAGCGGGGGGTCCGGCTGCTCGGCCGTCGCCGGCACCAAGGCGCCGGGGCTGTCCGACACCGAGATCAAGTTCGGCAACATCTCGACGATCACCGGGCCGGTTCCCGACTTCGGCCAGACCGGTCGGGCCGGCGCCAAGGCGTACTTCGACTACATCAACGCCACGCAAGGCGGGGTCTGTGGTCGCAAGCTCTCGCTGGTGACCGCGGACGATCGCCTCGACACGGCCACCAACCGTGCCGCGGCGCAGCAGCTCATGGGCCAGGTGTTCGGCTTCGCCGGCAACACGACCGTGGTCGACAACGGCTCCGCCAGCGTGCTCGGCGGTACCGACATCCCGGTGTGCGCGCTCACCATCGGCGACGCGTCGGCCACGATGTCCAACGGGTTCTCACCGAACCCGGTCAACGTCGCCTCGCACTCCAACGGCACGGTCGCCATGTGGCGCTACCTGAAGTCGACGTATCACATCACGAAAGTGGCGGTCATGACGCCGGCCCAGAACGACGCCCGTGAGCGATCGATCGGGTACATCAACGACGCGCAGGCCGCGGGGTTGCAGACGATGACCCTCGAAGCGCCGATCACGGAGACCAACTACACCGGCTACGTGTCCAAGATGCAGAGCGGCGGCGCCGATGCGCTGATCACGACGCTCGAGGTCAACGGCATGGCGAAGCTCGCTCGAGCGGTCCAAGCCAACCCCACGTTCGTCAAGCAGCTCAAAGTCCCGTTCTACGGCGCGCAGGCGTACGGTCAGCAGTTCCTGAAGCTCGCCGGCGACGCGGCCAACGGCACCATCATCGGCATCAACTACGACATCATCGAAGGTGGCACCGCGGCGACGCAGACCTTCGCCCAGTGGTACGCCCGCAGCGCACCCGGCCGCGACGCCGACTTCTTCGCGCTCATGGGCTGGACTGCTGCCGAACTGTGCGTGCAAGGCCTGAAGGCAGCCGGTGGCGCGCCGACTCGTGCCAAGGTCACCAACGCGCTGAAGGGCATCCACCACTACACGGCCGGCGGCATCCTCACGGACCGCGACCCCGCGAACAAGACGACCAGCCAGGCGTTCGCCGTCGTGGGTGTCAAGAACGGCAAGTGGGTCCATCTCTATCCGGCGAGCGGGTTCGCCAACGGATGA
- a CDS encoding ABC transporter ATP-binding protein, producing the protein MSALLEVRSINVHFGGNYAVRDVDLAVDAGSIVGLIGPNGAGKTTTFNVITGLQDASSGHVAFDGQDLTNLPTHQRARRGIARTFQRLELFGSMTALENVQTAAEIHRTWSRDRTEPRDAALAALTRVGLHAQADQRVDAMPTGQARLVELARALATQPRLLLLDEPASGQDEAETESFGELLGELAAEGMAILLVEHDVPLVMRVCAQVYVLDYGAILASGTPEEVQRNPAVLDAYLGAAVEDSSLRRTEEARAHELTGPQP; encoded by the coding sequence ATGTCCGCGCTGCTCGAAGTTCGCTCGATCAACGTGCACTTCGGCGGGAACTACGCCGTCCGCGATGTCGACCTCGCCGTTGACGCGGGATCGATCGTGGGCCTCATCGGGCCCAACGGCGCCGGCAAGACCACCACGTTCAACGTGATCACCGGCTTGCAGGATGCCTCCAGCGGTCACGTCGCGTTCGACGGGCAAGATCTCACCAACCTCCCGACCCATCAGCGGGCGCGGCGCGGGATCGCCCGCACGTTCCAACGGCTCGAGCTGTTCGGCTCAATGACGGCGTTGGAAAACGTCCAGACCGCCGCGGAGATCCACCGCACGTGGTCCCGCGATCGCACCGAGCCCCGCGACGCCGCGCTCGCGGCGCTCACCCGCGTCGGCCTGCACGCGCAAGCCGATCAGCGCGTCGACGCCATGCCCACCGGCCAGGCACGGCTCGTGGAGCTCGCCCGCGCCCTCGCCACCCAGCCCCGCCTGCTGCTGCTCGACGAACCGGCTTCCGGCCAAGACGAAGCCGAGACGGAGTCGTTCGGCGAGCTGCTCGGCGAGCTGGCGGCCGAAGGCATGGCGATCCTGCTGGTGGAGCACGACGTGCCGCTGGTGATGCGCGTGTGCGCGCAGGTCTACGTCCTGGACTACGGCGCCATCCTCGCGAGCGGCACGCCCGAGGAGGTCCAGCGCAACCCAGCTGTGCTCGACGCGTACCTCGGCGCCGCGGTCGAGGATTCGTCGCTCCGGCGGACCGAGGAAGCCCGAGCGCACGAGCTGACGGGCCCGCAGCCATGA
- a CDS encoding ABC transporter ATP-binding protein has product MTATPALELKGIRARYGSIEVLHGVDLVVPAGCVVALLGPNGGGKSTTLKVVSGEIKATDGCVHVAGRHVNGAGAAELVRAGVCTIPEGRGIFPNLTVRENLHMATYAGRGLAEVESSAYDQFPRLSERRSQLAGTLSGGEQQMLALARALSTNPSLLLLDELSMGLAPLIVAELYERVAEVARQGVSILVVEQFARTVLGVADYAAIMLHGRIVDVGQPADLEEGLSSAYLGSTT; this is encoded by the coding sequence ATGACGGCCACCCCAGCCCTCGAGCTGAAAGGCATCCGGGCCCGGTACGGGTCGATCGAGGTGCTCCACGGTGTCGACCTCGTCGTCCCGGCCGGCTGCGTGGTGGCGTTGTTGGGACCCAACGGAGGCGGCAAGTCCACGACCTTGAAGGTCGTCAGCGGTGAGATCAAGGCCACCGACGGGTGCGTCCACGTCGCGGGCCGCCACGTGAACGGCGCAGGCGCGGCCGAGCTGGTGCGGGCCGGAGTGTGCACGATCCCCGAAGGCCGCGGCATCTTCCCGAACTTGACCGTGCGCGAGAACCTCCACATGGCGACGTACGCCGGGCGGGGGCTCGCCGAAGTCGAGAGCAGCGCGTACGACCAGTTCCCGCGGCTGAGCGAACGCCGCAGCCAACTCGCCGGGACGCTCTCGGGCGGCGAGCAGCAGATGCTCGCGCTGGCCAGGGCACTGAGCACCAACCCGTCGCTGCTGCTGCTCGACGAGCTGTCGATGGGCTTGGCGCCGTTGATCGTGGCCGAGCTCTACGAGCGGGTGGCCGAGGTCGCCCGCCAAGGCGTGTCGATCCTGGTGGTCGAGCAGTTCGCCCGCACCGTCCTCGGCGTGGCCGACTACGCCGCGATCATGCTGCACGGCCGGATCGTCGACGTTGGCCAGCCCGCCGACCTCGAAGAAGGCCTGTCGTCCGCCTACCTCGGCTCGACGACCTGA
- a CDS encoding NAD-glutamate dehydrogenase domain-containing protein, with product MTDEPHAPMSRTPDKAASRVVRAMRSVATGVNPALATRFAQLLLGKLGGAELVVTDGTGETLARSLAELFGRVDQRQAGDVLVELSKPGSLLLDGLTSEGSVVEILSDDRRFIVTSVSEELFRLGYRVVRLFHPVLGSVRAESNAIVDLVPARAAAHRESIVQLELDAVVEPARSDYVVDAIKGVLDDVLRATEDHRAIRAAMDAAAQALREAGEFEAAALVDWLESEHFVPLGCCEFVLEGAAHMGDRAVLRVDHGLGLLAEAGGPLRHPVPEPDEAPPVLVARTTEVSRVHRRTPVYRVDLVITDHGRPRVFRVAGVFTRAADSEPPATIPVLRTKLEAILERHDAVAGSYDEQTLMSLFDVLPRDELFCADVGSLDATIRTLLGDDRNRRIRVLVRPDEPSRSVSVLLALPTETYTQALRRRIEAHLLAQLDGDQVDTDLSIGNRSEALVRFLVRVRDGAPVPPGPFDDIAHEIRFLCRTWEERVEAELAAQEPDRGNAARLARRFGARFPETYRDVVAPDVAARDIAALRDLEASGRRLEVRFVPSTDGPHRCRVYSRGDGEELSRLVPVFESLGLWAIEAVPWDLEPGDLHVDDFALRLGDSLPAGCSLDVVSDGPRLAAAMEALLGGEAEVDSLNRLVIAAELAVEQVTILRAYRRYRRQVTGRYSADYVNDVLVGNPALSALLVRYFEARFTPSSDESKAELLHAEAVAACDDLARLDDDRILRGVLGTIDATLRTNVLGRTSGPLALKLDSAAVPDMPTPTPYREVFVHGLAVEGIHLRFGEVARGGIRWSERVDDYRTEILDLAHTQVMKNALIVPTGAKGGFVLRRPVQVQEGYEQFISGLLDVTDNLRVGSVEAVEGRHDGDDPYLVVAADKGTAAFSDVANGLALERGFWLGDAFASGGSNGYDHKALGVTARGAWVAVQRHFQTLGVDVQSEPIRVVGIGDMSGDVFGNGMLQSSAIELVAAFDHRHIFCDPDPDPLMGHAERRRLFDEAGSSWDDYDRSLISEGGGVWPRTAKRIDLHPRLREALRTAADHLTPPELIQAILRAPVDLLFAGGIGTFVRASNEDDVMVDDRANSDLRVEASSLRARVVGEGANLAFTPRARVEYARKGGRINLDAIDNSAGVDTSDHEVNLKILLGVAVDAGELDDAGRVSVLHEVTDDVVADVLDATGRQCDALTIAQAESAEAFDAYTTLLDDLVQRDLLDLHEDALPAHDDLIARHEAGAGLTRPELGVLLAATKRMLRAAVLASRLPDDPALRAALESYFPPAVVRRFDRHLDQHRLRRELVATVVVNEVVDRCGIATVHRLADETGAGLAEVVAAAWTALQVGQVASSLTGGKSPLDAGRSLADLFATLTRRYLLTGSTADIAGVVGRDAAVAAELAMTANDPADLEWVPSVAALADHTGRSATEIADAFTEVTNHLGLARLRDRLNRTQVDGRWSHSFRAVLLADAARVRDAVTTRALDAAPGEAVGDAVAAWVRANGDRLAHLTRVRREVEADRSSGLDGLAVLVRSFRGLLE from the coding sequence GTGACCGATGAGCCGCACGCACCGATGAGCCGCACGCCCGACAAGGCCGCGTCGCGCGTCGTCCGTGCCATGCGCTCCGTGGCCACCGGTGTGAACCCAGCGCTGGCCACCCGCTTCGCGCAGCTGCTGCTCGGCAAGCTCGGCGGTGCCGAGTTGGTGGTCACCGACGGCACCGGCGAGACGCTCGCACGATCGCTCGCGGAGCTGTTCGGTCGGGTCGACCAGCGCCAGGCGGGCGACGTGTTGGTGGAGTTGTCGAAGCCGGGATCGCTGCTGCTCGACGGGCTCACCTCGGAGGGCTCGGTCGTCGAGATCCTCTCCGACGACCGGCGCTTCATCGTGACCTCCGTGTCCGAGGAGCTGTTCCGCTTGGGCTATCGCGTCGTGCGGCTGTTCCACCCGGTGCTCGGGTCGGTGCGCGCGGAGTCCAACGCCATCGTCGACCTCGTGCCTGCGCGGGCCGCCGCGCATCGCGAGTCGATCGTGCAGCTGGAGCTCGATGCGGTGGTCGAACCGGCGCGGTCTGACTACGTGGTCGATGCCATCAAAGGGGTGCTCGACGACGTGTTGCGCGCCACCGAGGACCATCGAGCCATCCGGGCCGCGATGGACGCCGCTGCGCAGGCGTTGCGCGAGGCCGGCGAGTTCGAGGCAGCGGCGTTGGTCGACTGGCTGGAGTCCGAGCACTTCGTGCCGCTCGGCTGCTGCGAGTTCGTGCTCGAGGGAGCCGCCCACATGGGTGACCGGGCCGTCCTGCGGGTCGACCATGGGCTCGGGTTGCTGGCCGAGGCCGGCGGACCGCTCCGCCATCCCGTACCAGAGCCCGACGAAGCACCACCCGTGCTGGTGGCGCGCACCACCGAGGTGAGCCGGGTCCACCGCCGCACGCCCGTGTACCGCGTCGACCTGGTGATCACCGATCACGGGCGGCCGCGGGTCTTCCGTGTCGCCGGCGTGTTCACGCGGGCGGCCGACAGTGAACCGCCCGCCACGATCCCCGTGTTGCGGACGAAGCTCGAAGCGATCCTCGAACGGCACGACGCGGTGGCCGGGAGCTACGACGAGCAGACCCTCATGTCGCTGTTCGACGTGTTGCCCCGCGACGAGCTGTTCTGCGCCGACGTCGGGTCGCTCGACGCCACGATCCGCACTTTGCTCGGCGATGACCGCAACCGCCGGATCCGGGTGCTGGTCCGCCCCGACGAGCCGAGCCGGTCGGTGTCGGTCTTGTTGGCGCTGCCAACCGAGACGTACACGCAGGCGCTGCGGCGGCGCATCGAAGCTCATCTGCTCGCGCAGCTCGATGGTGATCAGGTCGACACCGACCTCTCGATCGGCAACCGATCCGAAGCGCTGGTGCGCTTCCTCGTTCGCGTCCGCGATGGCGCGCCGGTGCCGCCGGGCCCCTTCGACGACATCGCCCATGAGATCCGCTTCTTGTGCCGCACCTGGGAGGAGCGCGTCGAAGCCGAGTTGGCCGCGCAGGAGCCCGATCGCGGCAACGCAGCGCGGCTCGCCCGCCGTTTCGGTGCTCGCTTCCCGGAGACGTACCGCGATGTGGTCGCGCCCGATGTCGCCGCCCGCGACATCGCGGCGTTGCGCGACCTCGAAGCGTCCGGTCGACGTCTGGAAGTGCGCTTCGTGCCCAGCACGGACGGCCCGCACCGCTGCCGGGTGTACAGCCGGGGGGATGGCGAGGAGCTGTCCCGCCTCGTGCCGGTGTTCGAGAGCCTCGGGTTGTGGGCGATCGAGGCCGTGCCGTGGGACCTCGAGCCCGGCGATCTGCACGTTGACGACTTCGCGCTCCGGCTGGGCGACTCCCTTCCCGCCGGTTGCAGCCTCGACGTGGTGTCCGACGGCCCGCGCCTCGCGGCGGCGATGGAGGCACTGCTCGGCGGCGAGGCTGAAGTCGACTCGTTGAACCGGCTGGTGATCGCGGCCGAGCTGGCCGTCGAACAGGTCACGATCCTGCGGGCCTACCGCCGCTACCGGCGTCAGGTCACGGGCCGGTACTCGGCCGACTACGTGAACGACGTGCTGGTGGGGAACCCGGCGCTTTCGGCGTTGTTGGTCCGCTACTTCGAGGCGCGCTTCACGCCGTCGAGCGACGAGAGCAAGGCCGAGCTCCTGCACGCCGAGGCGGTTGCCGCTTGTGATGATCTCGCCCGGCTCGACGACGACCGGATCCTGCGCGGCGTACTCGGCACGATCGACGCCACCTTGCGGACCAACGTGCTCGGCCGGACCTCAGGTCCGCTGGCCCTCAAACTCGACTCGGCAGCCGTGCCCGACATGCCGACGCCCACTCCGTATCGAGAGGTGTTCGTGCACGGTCTCGCGGTGGAGGGCATCCACTTGCGCTTCGGAGAGGTCGCCCGCGGCGGGATTCGATGGAGCGAGCGGGTCGACGACTACCGCACCGAGATCCTCGACTTGGCGCACACGCAAGTGATGAAGAACGCCTTGATCGTGCCGACCGGCGCCAAGGGCGGGTTCGTGTTGCGCCGGCCGGTGCAAGTGCAGGAGGGCTACGAGCAGTTCATCTCCGGACTGCTCGACGTCACCGACAACCTTCGCGTCGGGTCGGTCGAAGCGGTGGAAGGCCGCCACGACGGAGACGACCCCTACCTCGTCGTCGCTGCCGACAAGGGGACCGCCGCGTTCTCCGACGTCGCCAACGGGCTCGCGCTCGAGCGAGGCTTCTGGCTCGGCGACGCGTTCGCTTCCGGTGGGTCGAACGGTTACGACCACAAGGCGCTGGGGGTCACGGCACGCGGCGCGTGGGTCGCGGTCCAGCGGCACTTTCAGACCCTTGGCGTCGACGTGCAGTCCGAGCCGATCCGCGTGGTGGGCATCGGCGACATGTCGGGCGACGTGTTCGGCAACGGGATGCTGCAGTCGTCGGCCATCGAGTTGGTGGCCGCGTTCGACCACCGGCACATCTTCTGCGACCCTGACCCCGATCCGCTGATGGGCCATGCCGAGCGTCGACGCCTTTTCGACGAGGCCGGGTCGTCGTGGGACGACTATGACCGGTCGCTGATCAGCGAGGGCGGCGGCGTCTGGCCTCGCACCGCGAAGCGAATCGACTTGCACCCTCGGCTCCGCGAGGCGCTGCGGACCGCGGCCGACCACCTCACGCCGCCCGAACTGATCCAGGCGATCCTGCGGGCGCCAGTCGATCTGCTGTTCGCCGGCGGCATCGGCACGTTCGTGCGGGCGTCGAACGAGGACGACGTCATGGTCGACGACCGCGCGAACAGCGACTTGCGCGTCGAGGCGTCCTCGCTGCGCGCCCGGGTCGTCGGTGAGGGCGCGAACTTGGCCTTCACGCCGCGCGCCCGGGTCGAGTACGCCCGCAAGGGCGGGCGCATCAACCTCGACGCGATCGACAACTCCGCCGGTGTCGACACGTCCGACCACGAAGTCAACCTGAAGATCCTCCTGGGCGTCGCGGTCGACGCAGGCGAGCTCGACGACGCGGGCCGAGTTTCGGTCCTGCACGAAGTGACCGACGACGTGGTCGCCGACGTGTTGGATGCGACCGGGCGCCAGTGCGATGCGCTCACCATTGCGCAGGCGGAGTCCGCCGAGGCATTCGACGCGTACACGACCCTGCTCGACGACCTCGTCCAACGAGACCTGCTCGACCTTCACGAAGACGCCCTGCCCGCGCACGACGACCTCATCGCCCGACACGAAGCCGGGGCTGGGCTCACCCGACCCGAGCTCGGCGTGCTGCTCGCGGCCACCAAACGCATGCTGCGCGCCGCCGTGTTGGCCTCGCGACTGCCCGACGACCCGGCGCTGCGCGCGGCGTTGGAGTCGTACTTCCCGCCTGCTGTCGTCCGCCGCTTCGATCGGCATCTCGACCAGCACCGCTTGCGGCGCGAGCTGGTCGCCACCGTCGTGGTCAACGAAGTCGTCGACCGTTGCGGCATCGCCACTGTCCACCGCCTGGCCGACGAGACAGGTGCTGGACTGGCCGAGGTGGTCGCAGCTGCGTGGACCGCCCTGCAAGTAGGGCAAGTCGCGTCGTCGCTCACGGGGGGCAAGTCGCCGCTGGACGCCGGCCGCTCGCTCGCCGACCTGTTCGCGACCCTGACGCGTCGGTACTTGTTGACCGGATCCACCGCCGACATCGCCGGAGTCGTTGGGCGCGACGCTGCGGTCGCAGCCGAGCTGGCGATGACGGCCAACGATCCCGCCGACCTCGAGTGGGTGCCGTCCGTTGCCGCGCTGGCCGACCACACGGGCCGATCCGCCACGGAGATCGCCGACGCCTTCACCGAAGTCACCAACCACCTCGGGCTCGCCCGGCTGCGCGACCGGTTGAACCGCACGCAAGTGGATGGCCGGTGGTCGCACAGCTTCCGGGCCGTGCTGCTGGCCGACGCGGCACGGGTCCGCGACGCAGTCACCACCCGGGCGCTCGACGCCGCTCCTGGCGAGGCGGTCGGCGACGCGGTCGCTGCGTGGGTGCGCGCGAACGGCGATCGGCTCGCGCACCTCACCCGCGTGCGTCGCGAGGTCGAAGCCGACCGCAGCTCGGGGCTCGACGGCCTCGCCGTGCTCGTGCGCTCGTTCCGGGGCTTGTTGGAGTGA
- a CDS encoding cytochrome P450, translating to MTQATELTSPLVTDGFFAGDPWPLLARLRHDAPLAYNDEIGAWFASTHADVHAASVDNATFCSGKGILTFEIGVEYPTPPTMMHTDPPEHTRYRKLVQPAFGPRQMRALEPVIRARTRRLLDALPSDEPVDIVPGLAEPLPLQVIGLILGVDEADHDRFLEWSEAAIPGAAPLEPTEQQRRMAAMHDYLLEVARDRRANPRDDVITALATAEIDADRLSDAELEMFLVQLLVAGNETTRHAISGGLRALAERPDQWAALREDPSRIPTAFEEVLRWTTPVIYFMRTATRHTELSGTPIRAGDPVVLLYASANRDETVFGADAGEFRSDRTPNPHLAFGFGAHFCLGAALARLEGRVLLEEMVDRYATLEPVGDVARTQSLVIAGISAATVTLRPA from the coding sequence GTGACCCAGGCAACCGAGCTCACGTCGCCGCTCGTGACCGACGGCTTCTTCGCCGGCGACCCGTGGCCGCTGCTCGCCCGCCTCCGGCACGACGCACCGCTCGCGTACAACGACGAGATCGGCGCCTGGTTCGCGTCGACCCACGCCGACGTGCACGCCGCGAGCGTCGACAACGCCACGTTCTGCTCCGGCAAAGGCATCCTCACGTTCGAGATCGGCGTCGAATATCCGACGCCGCCGACGATGATGCACACCGACCCGCCCGAGCACACCCGCTATCGCAAGCTGGTGCAGCCGGCCTTCGGTCCGCGCCAGATGCGCGCCCTCGAGCCGGTGATCCGTGCTCGCACCCGTCGGCTGCTCGACGCGCTCCCCTCCGACGAGCCGGTCGACATCGTGCCCGGTCTGGCCGAACCGCTCCCCCTGCAAGTGATCGGGCTCATCTTGGGCGTCGACGAGGCCGACCACGACCGCTTTCTCGAGTGGTCGGAGGCCGCGATCCCCGGGGCCGCGCCCCTCGAGCCCACCGAGCAACAGCGTCGCATGGCGGCGATGCACGATTACCTCCTCGAGGTCGCCCGCGACCGCCGGGCCAATCCCCGCGACGACGTCATCACTGCGCTCGCCACCGCGGAGATCGACGCCGACCGCCTGTCTGACGCCGAGCTCGAGATGTTCCTGGTGCAGCTGCTTGTGGCCGGCAACGAGACCACCCGCCACGCGATCTCGGGCGGGCTGCGGGCACTCGCCGAACGTCCCGATCAGTGGGCGGCGCTTCGTGAGGACCCCAGCCGCATACCCACCGCCTTCGAAGAAGTTCTGCGCTGGACCACGCCGGTCATCTACTTCATGCGGACCGCCACCCGCCACACCGAGCTCAGCGGCACGCCGATCCGCGCCGGCGACCCGGTCGTGCTGTTGTACGCGTCGGCCAACCGCGACGAAACCGTGTTCGGCGCCGACGCTGGTGAGTTCCGCAGCGACCGCACGCCGAACCCGCACCTCGCCTTCGGCTTCGGCGCGCACTTCTGCCTCGGCGCGGCACTGGCGCGTCTCGAAGGGCGCGTGCTGCTCGAGGAGATGGTCGACCGCTACGCCACGCTCGAGCCCGTCGGCGACGTCGCCCGCACGCAGAGCCTGGTGATCGCCGGCATCAGCGCCGCCACCGTCACCCTCCGCCCCGCCTGA